GTCGTGCGGGTCGACACCACCACCGGCCGCGTCGAGGGGCTGCGCCGCGAGCTGGCCGAGCTGCCCGACGTCGCCTACCTGTCCAAGCCGCGCGCCGAGCGCCTGGAGGGCCCGTTCGGGCGTCCCGTCCACGCCTACGTCTTCCCCCCGGCCAACCCCGCCGCCGTGGCGCCGGAGGGCGAGCTGCCCCCGTACGTGGTGTTCGTGCACGGCGGCCCGACCGGGCACGTCTCCTCGACCCTCGACCTCGAGCGCGCGTTCTTCACCAGCCGCGGCATCGGCGTCATCGACGTCAACTACGGCGGCTCGACCGGCTACGGCCGCGCCTACCGCGAGCGGCTGCGCCGCCAGTGGGGCGTCGTCGACGTCGAGGACGCCATCGCCGCGGCGCAGGCCCTCGTCGACGGCGGCATCGCCGACCCGGAGCGGCTCGCCATCCGCGGGGGCTCCGCGGGCGGCTGGACGACGCTCGCCACCGTCACCCGGACGGACCTGTTCAAGGCCGCCACGTCCTACTTCGGGATCAGCGACCTGCAGAGCTTCGCCGAGGCCACGCACGACTTCGAGTCCCACTACCTGTTCGGGCTGATCGGCCCGCTGCCGGGCTTCGAGCGCGCCTACGAGGAGCGTTCACCGCTCAGCAGGGCCGAGGAGACCGCGTGCCCCGTCCTGCTCCTGCAGGGCCTCAACGACCCGGTCGTGCCGCCCGACCAGTCGGAGCGCTTCGCCCTCGCGCTGTCCGGCAAGAAGATCCCGCACGCCTACCTCACGTTCGAGGGCGAGTCGCACGGCTTCCGCCGCGCCGACACGGTGATCCGCTGCCTGGAGGCCGAGCTGGCGTTCTACGGCCGGACGCTGGGGTTCGAGCCCCGCAACGTCGAGCCGATCGAACTGACGACCGGCTGACGTCCCGCCCGTCCGCCCGCCGCGCCGGCGGACGGGCACGCCCCCGCGGCCGCGCGCCGCGCGCCGGTCACCGGGCGAACTCGGTGGCGCGGGACTCGCGGACCACGGTGACGCGGATCTGACCCGGGTACGTCAGCTCGTCCTCGACCTGCTTGGCGATGTCGCGGGCGATGACCTGCGCCTGGATGTCGTCGACGGCGTCGGGCTTGACCATCACCCGGATCTCGCGGCCGGCCTGCATCGCGAAGACCTTCTCGACGCCCGGGTGCTTCTCGCGGGCGATCTCCTCCAGCCGCTCCAGGCGCTTGACGTACGCCTCCAGCGACTCCCTGCGCGCCCCCGGGCGGCTGCCGCTGATGGCGTCGGCGGCCTGCGTGATGACCGCCTCGACGGTCCTGACCTCGACCTCGTTGTGGTGCGCCTCGATGGCGTGCACGACGTCCTCGTCCTCGCCGTACCGGCGGGCGATCTCCGCGCCGATCAGCGCGTGGCTGCCCTCGACCTCGTGGGTCAGCGCCTTGCCGATGTCGTGCAGCAGCGTGCCCCGCTTGGCGACGTCCACCGGGAGCCGCAGCTCGCTCGCCATGATCCCCGCGAGGTGCGCGGACTCGATCAGGTGCTTCAGGACGTTCTGCCCGTAGGACGTGCGGTACCGCAGCTGGCCGAGCAGCGCGATCAGCTCCGGATGCATGTCGGCGATGCCGACCTCCACCAGCGCGTCCTCGCCGGCCCGCACGCACAGCTGCTCCACGTCGCGCTTGCTGCGCTCGTAGACCTCCTCGATGCGCTGCGGGTGGATCCGCCCGTCGAGGACGAGCTTCTCCAGCGTCAGCCGCCCGACCTCGCGCCGCACGGGGTCGAAGCAGCTCAGCAGGACCGCCTCCGGCGTGTCGTCGATGATCAGGTTGACGCCGGTGGTGCTCTCGAACGCGCGGATGTTGCGGCCCTCGCGGCCGATGATGCGGCCCTTCATCTCGTCGCTCGGCAGGTGCAGGACCGACACGACCGACTCGGCCGTCTGCTCGCTGGCGACCCGCTGGATCGCCAGCGTGACGATCTTGCGGGCGCGCTTCTCGCCCTCGGCCCGCGCCGCGTTCTCGATCTCGCGGGTGATCGGGATGGCCTCGCGCTTGGCCTGGTTCTCGATGGAGGCGACCAGCTCCGCCTTGGCCTGCGCGGCGGTGAGCCCCGCCGCCCGCTCGAGCACCTTGCGGCGCTCCTCGGCGACGCCGTCGAGCTCCCGCTCGCGCACTTCCAGCGCCCGCTTGGTTTCGGTGAGCCGCCCCTGCCACTCCTCCAGGCGCCGGACCTCCCCGTCGAGGCGCTGCTCCCGCTCGGCGAGCCGCGCCTCCCGGCGCTCCAGGTCCTCCCGGAGGGAGCGGAGATCCTCGCGGAGGGCCCGGCCCTCCTCCTCGGCCTCCGCCCGCGCGGCGGACGCGATGCGCTGCGCGTCCCGCTCCGCCCTCTCCAGGACCTCCTCGGCCTCACGCTGGGCCTTGGCGCGGATCTGGTCGGCCTCGCCCTGGGCACGGGCGATCTCCGCGGCCGCCTTGCCCGGCGTTCCCGGCCGCCACAGAACGACGATCACGAGAGCGACCAGGGCCACCAGCAGCGCTGCACCCAGCAGGACGCTCTCCATGAGGTAGATCCTTCCTCGCCGCGGGCCCGTCTGGAGTCCGGACCCTGCCTAGCGAGGATTTACTCGCGCCCGTGCGGACGGCCGGACGCACGACACCGCCGGGCAGCGCGCGACGCACCGCCGGCGACTCGGCCGTATCCGGTCGACGAACGTGTCCTTTATGCCTCTCAGCTGCTGGAACGTGCTCGGTCGTATGGCAATCCGCGAGACGCGGAGTAACTCCTCACTGCCGTAACGGTAAGCGGCCACGAGGTAATGAGCAAGCAAACGCGGCCCCGGGCGGGTCAGTCCGGAGGGTCGGGGATGAGTTCGGGGTCGGCGCCCTCCTCGGTCAGGGCCTCCCTGACCACGCGGTATGCGAGGCCGGGCGGGTAGCCCTTCCGCGCGAGCATGCCGACGAGCCGCCGCATGCGCCTGGCCGGGTCGGCGCCCCTGGTGGACGGGAGCCTGCGGGCCACGAGGGCGCGGGCGGTCTCCTCCTCCTGGGCGGGGTCGAGCGTCTCGACGGCGTCGTTGACCGTCTCGTCGGCGACGCCGCGGCGGCGCAGCTCGTGGGCGAGGGCCCGCCGGGCGAGGCCGCGCCCGGCGTGGCGGGACTGGACCCACGCCTGCGCGAACGCCTCGTCGTCGATGAGGCCCACGTCGGTGAACCGCCCGAGCACCGCTTCGGCGGTCTCGTCCGGGATGCCCTTGCGCCGCAGTGCGTCCGCGAGTTCCGCGCGGGTACGGGGCGACGCGGACAGCATCCGCAGGCAGATCTCCCGCGCGGCCCCCTCGGGATCCGCAGCGGCCTGCTTCCGCCGGCCCTTCCGCGCCGGCTCAGTCATCCGGGCCCCCGCGCCCCGGCTCGGCGGGAAGCGGCCCGCGGCCGCAACCGCCCGCGGCGGGGGCCGTGGGAGCGGCGGCGCCGTTGGGGAAGGTCCGCACACCGGTCGCGCGGTGCCGGATCGGGCGCCGCCGCCCTGCATAGAGGATCATCGCCCACGTGCCGTCAGGAGTCACCCTCATCGCGGGATTCTCCGTCAGGAATCGCCGGGCTTGGCCTTGGCCGTCCTCCTGCCGGCGGGCTTGGCGGGCTCGGGGGACGCGGCGGCGTCGGGCGCGGCCGGGGCGGCGGGCTCGGCCTCGCGGTCGACCTTCGGGCCGATGCCGAGCTTCTCCTTGATCTTCTTCTCGATCCCGTCGGCCAGGTCGGGGTTGGCCTTGAGGAAGTTGCGGGCGTTCTCCTTGCCCTGGCCGAGCTGGTCGCCGTCGTAGGTGTACCAGGCGCCGGACTTGCGGACGAAGCCGTGCTCCACGCCGAGGTCGATCAGGCCGCCCTCGCGGCTGATGCCCTGGCCGTAGAGCAGGTCGAAGTCGGCGACGCGGAACGGCGGGGCCATCTTGTTCTTGACGACCTTGACCCGGACCCGGTTGCCGACGGGCTCGGTGCCGTCCTTGAGGGTCTCGATGCGGCGGACGTCCAGCCGGACGGAGGCGTAGAACTTCAGCGCCCG
The sequence above is drawn from the Actinomadura hallensis genome and encodes:
- the rny gene encoding ribonuclease Y, translated to MESVLLGAALLVALVALVIVVLWRPGTPGKAAAEIARAQGEADQIRAKAQREAEEVLERAERDAQRIASAARAEAEEEGRALREDLRSLREDLERREARLAEREQRLDGEVRRLEEWQGRLTETKRALEVRERELDGVAEERRKVLERAAGLTAAQAKAELVASIENQAKREAIPITREIENAARAEGEKRARKIVTLAIQRVASEQTAESVVSVLHLPSDEMKGRIIGREGRNIRAFESTTGVNLIIDDTPEAVLLSCFDPVRREVGRLTLEKLVLDGRIHPQRIEEVYERSKRDVEQLCVRAGEDALVEVGIADMHPELIALLGQLRYRTSYGQNVLKHLIESAHLAGIMASELRLPVDVAKRGTLLHDIGKALTHEVEGSHALIGAEIARRYGEDEDVVHAIEAHHNEVEVRTVEAVITQAADAISGSRPGARRESLEAYVKRLERLEEIAREKHPGVEKVFAMQAGREIRVMVKPDAVDDIQAQVIARDIAKQVEDELTYPGQIRVTVVRESRATEFAR
- a CDS encoding regulatory protein RecX; protein product: MTEPARKGRRKQAAADPEGAAREICLRMLSASPRTRAELADALRRKGIPDETAEAVLGRFTDVGLIDDEAFAQAWVQSRHAGRGLARRALAHELRRRGVADETVNDAVETLDPAQEEETARALVARRLPSTRGADPARRMRRLVGMLARKGYPPGLAYRVVREALTEEGADPELIPDPPD